ATGACTTGAGTCCAATTGTTAAAGCGACGATGTTTAGACGAAAAGCTTGGTTGTCATAGAACAAACATTCCCCTTTGACGGTTCCTTCACAGAATGTCCTCCACAAACTACACGACGAATCTATTACTAGTCCATAGATGAGCGGTAGAGGAATCGGACCTAGTGGGAGATAGTGGTGTAAAACTATTTAGAATTGTATCAATGTCCATTTTCATTAGTGTTATCAGAATAGCAGATCGTTTTGAATTGTATAGGCAAtataaaatgatgataaaataaTAGAAAACGCATTGTGATTGCAACCATATATTGCTATAAGCTTACTTATACTACCTACCGAATAAACGGACAAACAAGAACCTAACACCTAGAGCAAAGGTCTTCTGGTCTTTTGATACCAACCTACCAGGACGAAAGAGGAAAAAGAGGAAACAATTATCTAGTGAAATAGTGATTTGACACATTACTGGCCACTGTGATCAAATATCTAGATTGTTAAATAAGTGCTGGAGAGCACTAATTGTTCTGTCTGTTCGCCAGTCCGCGTCCACAGTCTCTACGCTATATGTCTGGTCCGATTTCtatttcaaacttggtacaaaggTTATATCTTGTCATTAACATATGCACATCATGATTTGATTAAAATTAGATAGAATCCACAGTTGCATGATTATCATAGGTTGTGGCAAGCATCATATCGAGTGCAGTATGCCTTTGTTGCTAACTGCACATCATCACATGAGGATATAGCAATAACTCTTCAGGACGCCTCCAGTAAATTACAAGGGGTTGGGTAAAATCAAGCCTGAtctgttgcgtaaaatgtgaccctcacGAATTCCGTTTTCTAAAAAGTGGCCCTCTGTCAATTTTtcttctctaaaacatgaccctccccaatgTCACTGTCTACAGATCTAGAGCATATCGATATATATAACCTCAGACTACTAAGGTCTGAGATATAACCCACCTCATTGCTAGCATCGTGGCCGGAACTTCTCTAAGAGAACTTAGCAGAGCAAAGACGAACATGCCAACAAGAAACAAGTAGAAATAAACGCAGGTTTCTACTTCATCACACGTTCCACTCGACGCCGTCTTCATGTCCGCACCAATCTCTGGACTCTCAAGGCAGCCACAATCGGTGTAGCTCTGGGTTCAAATATACCAAATAGGAAGTAGTATTAAAAGTAACAAAACAATAAGAATTAGCGAATTTCCGAAGTTCGCAATAATGGATgagaaatttgattttttaaagaCGAACGTGtgacatttgatttttttaaaatgtaaatgaaatcaTTAACCTAAAGAAAACCAGTATTTTTAATAACACTTTTAATTGCTAATTTCAGATAAACAAGCAAGGGAGGATGTAGACGCTACCATGACTCAAACATGACATTCAAGTTTTGGATACCGCTGCTACATATTATGGATAATGCATAGCATTGTTTAGAAAGGGTGTctacaaattaaatgaaagcTAAAACTATATTTCTGAAGTTTGTTCTTGAACATTTCTGACCAGGTTGAATTCAAACTTGAATACAGAAGATAAGTTCTCATCTTCCAATACCTCTCAGTCTTTTACTAtagatacattttaattatgtGGCGGTGATGTTAGACAAGCTATCTTTATAGAAGTGTGTGGATGACACAGGGACAGGCCATTATATATCTCCGTTCGTATACGAACGGAGACAGCGGGCATATATTATCCTATAACCCCACTTGACTGGAGTATTGGTCTTTGCGCATACCCCTTTTATGCTTTACTAGTAACATCTCCGATCAGAAAAGGCCATTTTTGATCTCgggttacaaacacagatgaCACTGTGCCGTGCATCTTGTACTTTAAAAACCTTAGTTCAGTTATGCAAAATATTCTTACATCGTTTCCCACTAGTCTAGTGCAAGCTGCATGACATGGCGATGCATACGTATTTCCATCGGAGCCACAAACAGGGTCGAAGAGGTCAACAGAGCATGAACAGGCTTCATTGCAAGGCTGGGTCTTGTCTATGCTATTAGCactaaacaaaataaacatatacacatttCCATTAGTGTGCACGCCCTTTAGATATCTCTTTAGTTTGATCTCAACGGTATGGAAACAATGGAACAACAGACCAAGTCATAAAATGTGAGGTCACCTTATTCCAGTAATTGATGCATCTCCACAGTGAAGAGGATACAGTATAGCAAAGACCACAATTCCAAGTCCAACTGCAGTCAGCAAAAATTTGATCATTCCCTTTATCTCTAATTTCAACTTCTTGATAAAAATTCCACCGGATATCATGCCAATTCCATAAGGCAGATTTGCAAAACACGCTGTGAGAAGGAAGGAGCATATCATCAGAGTTTCTCCATCAAAATGATGAACTATAAATAGAATTCATTGTCATTGACAGGTTGCATCTTGCAAATTGTGTCAAATGATATACTTCTGGAAGTGGTAGAATCGAGTACattatacagtacagtagtatATAAAGCATGGGTCGTTGATAACCTGCAACTCACTCATAACAGTCAAACCTCAATGCATGAAACTAAAATGCTCCACCAATCATTTTGATGAGTGAAGATACAAAATGCTTCTGTTGACATAACCTACGCTAGTATCACTTTCAATCACATCTTGACATCAGATCAAATAGAAGCAACACGTGACCCTTCAAGCATATCATTGcactatactagtattcaaTATCGCAAAATGCATCTTTGATTTTGAACACTGTGACGCCAAAACACCCAAGAagtatatatttcatcatttacCAGTGTAAACATTGGCTGCCGATGCAGATAATCCGAACTGTAGTTGCATGTATTTAGGGATGAATGGAACCACACCAAAAGTCGTACCCAAGTCTACAGCATATGCCACAAGTACAATCATGAAGTAAGGATTGATCAGTATGGCCCACGTTGATTTTATTAAACCTTGCCACGAAGAAAAGAAAATTACACTTCACTTATGGTTAAATTAGACAATCGGTATTTTTTTGGAAGCAACCTGCATTGATACATCTGCATATGATCAAATTACACCAAGGAATTGAGTTATAAGCCACCCCTCGTTTGCTTTGTTTTAATGGCATCGTTTATGTACAAGTCAAATTTAAGCTAAATGGTTGCATTGCAATAACATTCACTTATGTGAGGACGTATATAGTACTAATAAGTCATCTAGTATCTCCTGATTGCCTGTTTCTAAAAGTTGATTGATCACCTTTTAGCTTGTTCAGCAGAGAAGGTTTTTCCGCACTTTCATCACTCATGATTCTTTTCTCGCTATTTTCGGCTGGTTTCTGGTCGAATTCGTTCTTTTCATTGTCACCACCATCACGGCTGTTCAAATACTTAGGGATAAAGAAGAAAGGGAATGCTGACAAGATTCCTATGACCACCCCAACAATCATTCCCAACCACCAAGCACCAACCCATTCCTGGTCGGATTGTTCCAAGTCAATTGCTGATTCGTCAACTCTATTGAAGTCAACGTATAGCAACAGGCATCCAGCTCCAGCCAGAGTTCCAACAACTGGGCCTACTCCCCA
The genomic region above belongs to Glandiceps talaboti chromosome 8, keGlaTala1.1, whole genome shotgun sequence and contains:
- the LOC144439336 gene encoding solute carrier organic anion transporter family member 3A1-like, encoding MAMYAASILTTQEKRYNLSSSQLGALTSVGQVGTLLTIVPVAYFGGRSSTHRPRWIAVGIITMAVGILIGTLPHFVLGPYNYENNKGDNATTGISLCLSDSPTSNSGSECTTDGSDNSNDSTIAYAFFVAGVLVLGAGYSPLLTLGSAFVDDHAKHETSALYLGIINMMWGVGPVVGTLAGAGCLLLYVDFNRVDESAIDLEQSDQEWVGAWWLGMIVGVVIGILSAFPFFFIPKYLNSRDGGDNEKNEFDQKPAENSEKRIMSDESAEKPSLLNKLKGLIKSTWAILINPYFMIVLVAYAVDLGTTFGVVPFIPKYMQLQFGLSASAANVYTACFANLPYGIGMISGGIFIKKLKLEIKGMIKFLLTAVGLGIVVFAILANSIDKTQPCNEACSCSVDLFDPVCGSDGNTYASPCHAACTRLVGNDSYTDCGCLESPEIGADMKTASSGTCDEVETCVYFYLFLVGMFVFALLSSLREVPATMLAMRLVSKDQKTFALGVRFLFVRLFGPIPLPLIYGLVIDSSCSLWRTFCEGTVKGECLFYDNQAFRLNIVALTIGLKSFALVLYIIVLILWTRREKDLKDVREKIPEATNGLESSNKANLVTSHVESSELNGVTNKACSDDTYM